One Halichoerus grypus chromosome 1, mHalGry1.hap1.1, whole genome shotgun sequence genomic region harbors:
- the POLRMT gene encoding DNA-directed RNA polymerase, mitochondrial isoform X2 produces MSALRWGHGASGLRRALWPAGRLGPLAEEGALSGVWGRRRSSSANPCEQDRRKDWGHAELLEVLEARVRQLQAESVSEVTVKRVGMARRLPASGGFQPPGKAQTAPEDAATELSGRWAQKLDKEKFAMEKRKQRLEVKLQVRARQLACEHRLRVVPRLLDAQLASCLQHWEHGAPRGHWEEQLTQLLQEAPRKPSPAAEPAPKAESASVRREIQQQRLLAFFECCLLTGHLPLAHHVLVTFHSRSRQQRRLTLAMYNTIMLGWARKGSFKELVYVFFMVKDAGLTPDLLSYAAALQCMGRLDQDSNTIQRCLDQMARDGLKLQGLFTSMPLCQEEQAMVLRAVHKAQPAFSLPPPPRPPPQINTSPLLREIYAKSGPVSYPKLHLPLQKLQSLFQQQLGVEMATTVAVESVEKARVLTKEVLQARNALKQLRAEWVQALSLGLQELKASEARAARAGRSTIFPYLCVLTEEELAELLLQTLQVLPPQGESLLSLAQQLGLRVFNRHTVHRKQLSSQVRALQQRYHRYLHLLASDTQVETPHLPRQYWEALGAPEAPHEQPWPLPVLVQLGKKLAELLVEAVRMPGSVAAPQGPRTLIPVLYHVYSFRSFRQIGILKPHPAFTELLATAAERTLTFDAAEVPMLCPPLPWTSPHTGAFLLSPTKLMRSLEGTMQHQRLLDSCPPAELHGALDALTQLGNCAWRVNGRVLDLVLELFTAKGCPRLGVPAPPSEAPRPPEGRLPPGASPAHKAKVRRELARCLKVAREMHSLRSDALYRLSLAQHLRHRVFWLPHNMDFRGRTYPCPPHFNHLGSDLARALLEFAQGRPLGPHGLDWLKIHLVNLTGLKKHEPLQARLVFANEVMEDILDSADRPMTGRKWWMEVDEPWQALACCMEIARAVRAPDPAAYVSHFPVHQDGSCNGLQHYAALGRDSVGAASVNLLPSDLPQDVYSGVAAQVEVFRRQDAERGVRVAQVLEGFISRKVVKQTVMTVVYGVTRYGGRLQIEKRLRELSNFPQEFVWEASHYLVRQVFNSLQEMFSGTRAIQHWLTESARLIAHTGSAVEWVTPLGIPIIQPYHQDSKVLISGGIQSLTFSQSGDTSQKPNTLKQKNGFPPNFIHSLDSSHMMLTALHCYRKGLTFVSVHDCFWTHAADVEVMNQVCREQFVRLHSQPILHDLSRFLVKRFCSGTRSPKHSKNAWIGKLQDTLKSVPKTGAFDLEQVKHSTYFFS; encoded by the exons ATGTCGGCGCTGCGCTGGGGCCACGGCGCGTCCGGTCTCCGGAGGGCCCTCTGGCCGGCGGGCCGGCTCGGCCCCCTGGCAGAGGAAG GGGCTCTCAGTGGCGTCTGGGGCCGCAGAAGGAGCTCCTCTGCCAACCCTTGTGAGCAAGACCGCCGGAAGGACTGGGGCCACGCAGAGCTGCTGGAGG TGCTTGAGGCGCGGGTGCGGCAGCTGCAGGCCGAGTCTGTGTCGGAGGTAACGGTGAAGAGGGTCGGCATGGCCCGACGACTGCCAGCATCTGGCGGCTTCCAGCCACCCGGGAAGGCCCAGACGGCGCCTGAGGACGCTGCCACTGAGCTCAGTGGCCGCTGGGCCCAGAAACTGGACAAGGAGAAGTTTGCGATGGAGAAGCGCAAACAGCGGCTGGAGGTGAAGCTGCAGGTGCGAGCCCGGCAGCTGGCTTGTGAGCACAGGCTGCGGGTGGTGCCCCGCCTGCTGGACGCCCAGCTGGCCAGCTGCCTGCAGCACTGGGAGCACGGGGCCCCCCGGGGCCACTGGGAAGAGCAGCTGACGCAGCTGCTGCAGGAGGCCCCGCGGAAGCCGAGCCCCGCGGCCGAGCCGGCCCCCAAGGCTGAGAGCGCCTCCGTGCGGCGGGAGATCCAGCAGCAGAGGCTGCTGGCCTTCTTTGAGTGCTGCCTGCTCACGGGCCACCTGCCTCTCGCCCACCACGTGCTGGTCACCTTCCACAGCCGGTCCCGGCAGCAGCGGCGGCTCACGCTGGCCATGTACAACACCATCATGCTCGGCTGGGCTCGCAAG GGCTCCTTCAAAGAGCTGGTTTACGTGTTCTTCATGGTGAAGGATGCTGGCCTCACCCCAGACCTGTTGTCCTATGCGGCCGCCCTGCAGTGCATGGGACGGCTGGACCAGGATAGCAACACCATCCAGAG GTGTCTGGACCAGATGGCCCGGGACGGGCTGAAGCTGCAGGGGCTGTTTACCAGCATGCCACTGTGCCAGGAGGAACAGGCCATGGTCCTGAGGGCTGTGCACAAGGCCCAGCCCGCCTTCAgcctgccgccgccgccacgGCCCCCGCCCCAGATCAACACCTCACCGCTGCTCAGGGAGATCTACGCCAAG AGCGGCCCCGTGTCGTACCCGAAGCTGCACCTGCCCCTGCAGAAGCTGCAGAGCCTCTTCCAGCAGCAGCTGGGCGTGGAGATGGCCACCACCGTGGCCGTGGAATCCGTGGAGAAGGCCCGGGTGCTGACCAAGGAGGTCCTGCAGGCG CGGAACGCCCTGAAGCAGCTGCGTGCCGAGTGGGTGCAGGCGCTGAGCTTGGGGCTGCAGGAGCTGAAGGCCAGCGAGGCCCGCGCCGCCCGTGCCGGCCGCTCCACCATCTTCCCGTACCTGTGCGTGCTCACCGAGGAGGAGCTCGCCGAGCTGCTGCTGCAG ACCCTGCAGGTGCTGCCCCCGCAGGGAGAGTCGCTGCTCTCCCTGGCGCAGCAGCTGGGCCTGCGCGTCTTCAACCGGCACACGGTGCACAGGAAGCAGCTGAGCAGCCAGGTGCGGGCGCTCCAGCAGCGTTACCACCGCTACCTGCACCTGCTGGCCTCCGACACCCAG gtGGAGACGCCCCACCTGCCACGGCAGTACTGGGAGGCGCTGGGGGCGCCTGAGGCCCCCCACGAGCAGCCCTGGCCTTTGCCCGTGCTGGTGCAGCTGGGCAAGAAGCTTGCCGAGTTGCTGGTGGAGGCCGTGCGGATGCCCGGCAGCGTGGCCGCCCCGCAGGGCCCCCGCACGCTCATCCCCGTGCTCTACCACGTGTACTCCTTCCGCAGCTTCCGCCAG atcGGGATCCTGAAGCCACACCCCGCCTTCACGGAGCTGCTGGCGACGGCCGCGGAGCGCACGCTGACCTTCGACGCGGCCGAGGTTCCCATGCTGTGCCCGCCGCTGCCCTGGACATCGCCGCACACGGGGGCCTTCCTGCTGAGCCCCACCAAGCTCATGCGCTCGCTGGAGGGCACCATGCAGCACCAGCGCCTGCTGGACAGCTGCCCGCCCGCCGAGCTGCACGGTGCCCTGGACGCCCTCACACAGCTGGGCAACTGCGCCTGGCGGGTCAACGGGCGCGTGCTGGACCTGGTCCTGGAGCTCTTCACCGCCAAGGGCTGCCCGCGCCTGGGGGTGCCGGCCCCGCCCTCCGAGGCACCCCGGCCGCCCGAGGGCCGCCTGCCGCCCGGCGCCTCACCCGCCCACAAGGCCAAGGTGCGGCGGGAACTGGCCCGCTGCCTGAAGGTGGCGCGGGAGATGCACAGCCTGCGCTCGGACGCCCTGTACCGTCTGTCGCTGGCCCAGCACCTCCGGCACCGCGTCTTCTGGCTGCCTCACAACATGGACTTCCGTGGCCGCACCTACCCCTGCCCGCCCCACTTCAACCACCTGGGCAGCGACCTGGCGCGTGCCCTGCTGGAGTTTGCCCAGGGCCGTCCGCTTGGCCCCCACGGCCTTGACTGGCTCAAGATCCACCTGGTCAACCTCACTGGGCTCAAGAAACACGAGCCGCTGCAGGCCCGCCTGGTCTTTGCCAACGAGGTGATGGAGGACATCCTGGACTCTGCCGACCGGCCCATGACG ggccggAAGTGGTGGATGGAGGTGGATGAGCCCTGGCAGGCCCTGGCTTGCTGCATGGAGATTGCTCGGGCCGTGCGCGCCCCTGACCCTGCCGCTTATGTCTCTCACTTTCCAGTTCACCAG GACGGCTCCTGTAACGGCCTGCAGCACTATGCCGCCCTGGGCCGGGACAGTGTGGGGGCCGCCTCCGTCAACCTGCTGCCCTCTGACCTGCCACAGGATGTGTACAGTGGGGTGGCCGCACAG GTGGAGGTGTTCCGCAGGCAGGACGCCGAACGGGGCGTGCGGGTAGCCCAGGTGCTCGAGGGCTTCATCAGCCGCAAGGTGGTCAAGCAGACGGTGATGACTGTGGTGTATGGGGTCACCCGCTACGGGGGCCGCCTGCAGATCGAGAAGCGCCTGCGGGAGCTCAGCAACTTCCCCCAG GAGTTCGTGTGGGAGGCCTCCCACTACCTGGTGCGCCAGGTGTTCAACAGCCTCCAGGAGATGTTCTCGGGCACCCGGGCCATCCAG CACTGGCTGACCGAGAGCGCCCGGCTCATCGCCCACACGGGCTCGGCCGTGGAGTGGGTCACACCCCTGGGCATCCCCATCATCCAACCCTACCACCAGGACTCCAAGGTGTTG ATCAGCGGTGGGATCCAGAGCCTCACCTTCAGCCAGAGTGGGGACACCAGCCA gaagcctAACACACTGAAGCAGAAGAATGGTTTCCCCCCCAACTTCATCCACTCGCTGGACTCTTCGCATATGATGCTCACAGCTCTGCACTGTTACAG GAAAGGCCTGACCTTTGTCTCTGTGCACGACTGCTTCTGGACCCACGCGGCCGACGTGGAGGTCATGAACCAG gtgtgCCGGGAGCAGTTCGTCCGCCTACATAGCCAGCCCATCCTGCACGACCTGTCCAGGTTCCTGGTGAAGCGATTCTGTTCCGGCACCAG GTCCCCCAAGCACTCCAAGAACGCGTGGATTGGCAAGCTGCAGGACACGCTGAAGTCCGTGCCGAAGACAG
- the POLRMT gene encoding DNA-directed RNA polymerase, mitochondrial isoform X3, whose amino-acid sequence MSALRWGHGASGLRRALWPAGRLGPLAEEGALSGVWGRRRSSSANPCEQDRRKDWGHAELLEVLEARVRQLQAESVSEVTVKRVGMARRLPASGGFQPPGKAQTAPEDAATELSGRWAQKLDKEKFAMEKRKQRLEVKLQVRARQLACEHRLRVVPRLLDAQLASCLQHWEHGAPRGHWEEQLTQLLQEAPRKPSPAAEPAPKAESASVRREIQQQRLLAFFECCLLTGHLPLAHHVLVTFHSRSRQQRRLTLAMYNTIMLGWARKGSFKELVYVFFMVKDAGLTPDLLSYAAALQCMGRLDQDSNTIQRCLDQMARDGLKLQGLFTSMPLCQEEQAMVLRAVHKAQPAFSLPPPPRPPPQINTSPLLREIYAKQSGPVSYPKLHLPLQKLQSLFQQQLGVEMATTVAVESVEKARVLTKEVLQARNALKQLRAEWVQALSLGLQELKASEARAARAGRSTIFPYLCVLTEEELAELLLQTLQVLPPQGESLLSLAQQLGLRVFNRHTVHRKQLSSQVRALQQRYHRYLHLLASDTQIGILKPHPAFTELLATAAERTLTFDAAEVPMLCPPLPWTSPHTGAFLLSPTKLMRSLEGTMQHQRLLDSCPPAELHGALDALTQLGNCAWRVNGRVLDLVLELFTAKGCPRLGVPAPPSEAPRPPEGRLPPGASPAHKAKVRRELARCLKVAREMHSLRSDALYRLSLAQHLRHRVFWLPHNMDFRGRTYPCPPHFNHLGSDLARALLEFAQGRPLGPHGLDWLKIHLVNLTGLKKHEPLQARLVFANEVMEDILDSADRPMTGRKWWMEVDEPWQALACCMEIARAVRAPDPAAYVSHFPVHQDGSCNGLQHYAALGRDSVGAASVNLLPSDLPQDVYSGVAAQVEVFRRQDAERGVRVAQVLEGFISRKVVKQTVMTVVYGVTRYGGRLQIEKRLRELSNFPQEFVWEASHYLVRQVFNSLQEMFSGTRAIQHWLTESARLIAHTGSAVEWVTPLGIPIIQPYHQDSKVLISGGIQSLTFSQSGDTSQKPNTLKQKNGFPPNFIHSLDSSHMMLTALHCYRKGLTFVSVHDCFWTHAADVEVMNQVCREQFVRLHSQPILHDLSRFLVKRFCSGTRSPKHSKNAWIGKLQDTLKSVPKTGAFDLEQVKHSTYFFS is encoded by the exons ATGTCGGCGCTGCGCTGGGGCCACGGCGCGTCCGGTCTCCGGAGGGCCCTCTGGCCGGCGGGCCGGCTCGGCCCCCTGGCAGAGGAAG GGGCTCTCAGTGGCGTCTGGGGCCGCAGAAGGAGCTCCTCTGCCAACCCTTGTGAGCAAGACCGCCGGAAGGACTGGGGCCACGCAGAGCTGCTGGAGG TGCTTGAGGCGCGGGTGCGGCAGCTGCAGGCCGAGTCTGTGTCGGAGGTAACGGTGAAGAGGGTCGGCATGGCCCGACGACTGCCAGCATCTGGCGGCTTCCAGCCACCCGGGAAGGCCCAGACGGCGCCTGAGGACGCTGCCACTGAGCTCAGTGGCCGCTGGGCCCAGAAACTGGACAAGGAGAAGTTTGCGATGGAGAAGCGCAAACAGCGGCTGGAGGTGAAGCTGCAGGTGCGAGCCCGGCAGCTGGCTTGTGAGCACAGGCTGCGGGTGGTGCCCCGCCTGCTGGACGCCCAGCTGGCCAGCTGCCTGCAGCACTGGGAGCACGGGGCCCCCCGGGGCCACTGGGAAGAGCAGCTGACGCAGCTGCTGCAGGAGGCCCCGCGGAAGCCGAGCCCCGCGGCCGAGCCGGCCCCCAAGGCTGAGAGCGCCTCCGTGCGGCGGGAGATCCAGCAGCAGAGGCTGCTGGCCTTCTTTGAGTGCTGCCTGCTCACGGGCCACCTGCCTCTCGCCCACCACGTGCTGGTCACCTTCCACAGCCGGTCCCGGCAGCAGCGGCGGCTCACGCTGGCCATGTACAACACCATCATGCTCGGCTGGGCTCGCAAG GGCTCCTTCAAAGAGCTGGTTTACGTGTTCTTCATGGTGAAGGATGCTGGCCTCACCCCAGACCTGTTGTCCTATGCGGCCGCCCTGCAGTGCATGGGACGGCTGGACCAGGATAGCAACACCATCCAGAG GTGTCTGGACCAGATGGCCCGGGACGGGCTGAAGCTGCAGGGGCTGTTTACCAGCATGCCACTGTGCCAGGAGGAACAGGCCATGGTCCTGAGGGCTGTGCACAAGGCCCAGCCCGCCTTCAgcctgccgccgccgccacgGCCCCCGCCCCAGATCAACACCTCACCGCTGCTCAGGGAGATCTACGCCAAG CAGAGCGGCCCCGTGTCGTACCCGAAGCTGCACCTGCCCCTGCAGAAGCTGCAGAGCCTCTTCCAGCAGCAGCTGGGCGTGGAGATGGCCACCACCGTGGCCGTGGAATCCGTGGAGAAGGCCCGGGTGCTGACCAAGGAGGTCCTGCAGGCG CGGAACGCCCTGAAGCAGCTGCGTGCCGAGTGGGTGCAGGCGCTGAGCTTGGGGCTGCAGGAGCTGAAGGCCAGCGAGGCCCGCGCCGCCCGTGCCGGCCGCTCCACCATCTTCCCGTACCTGTGCGTGCTCACCGAGGAGGAGCTCGCCGAGCTGCTGCTGCAG ACCCTGCAGGTGCTGCCCCCGCAGGGAGAGTCGCTGCTCTCCCTGGCGCAGCAGCTGGGCCTGCGCGTCTTCAACCGGCACACGGTGCACAGGAAGCAGCTGAGCAGCCAGGTGCGGGCGCTCCAGCAGCGTTACCACCGCTACCTGCACCTGCTGGCCTCCGACACCCAG atcGGGATCCTGAAGCCACACCCCGCCTTCACGGAGCTGCTGGCGACGGCCGCGGAGCGCACGCTGACCTTCGACGCGGCCGAGGTTCCCATGCTGTGCCCGCCGCTGCCCTGGACATCGCCGCACACGGGGGCCTTCCTGCTGAGCCCCACCAAGCTCATGCGCTCGCTGGAGGGCACCATGCAGCACCAGCGCCTGCTGGACAGCTGCCCGCCCGCCGAGCTGCACGGTGCCCTGGACGCCCTCACACAGCTGGGCAACTGCGCCTGGCGGGTCAACGGGCGCGTGCTGGACCTGGTCCTGGAGCTCTTCACCGCCAAGGGCTGCCCGCGCCTGGGGGTGCCGGCCCCGCCCTCCGAGGCACCCCGGCCGCCCGAGGGCCGCCTGCCGCCCGGCGCCTCACCCGCCCACAAGGCCAAGGTGCGGCGGGAACTGGCCCGCTGCCTGAAGGTGGCGCGGGAGATGCACAGCCTGCGCTCGGACGCCCTGTACCGTCTGTCGCTGGCCCAGCACCTCCGGCACCGCGTCTTCTGGCTGCCTCACAACATGGACTTCCGTGGCCGCACCTACCCCTGCCCGCCCCACTTCAACCACCTGGGCAGCGACCTGGCGCGTGCCCTGCTGGAGTTTGCCCAGGGCCGTCCGCTTGGCCCCCACGGCCTTGACTGGCTCAAGATCCACCTGGTCAACCTCACTGGGCTCAAGAAACACGAGCCGCTGCAGGCCCGCCTGGTCTTTGCCAACGAGGTGATGGAGGACATCCTGGACTCTGCCGACCGGCCCATGACG ggccggAAGTGGTGGATGGAGGTGGATGAGCCCTGGCAGGCCCTGGCTTGCTGCATGGAGATTGCTCGGGCCGTGCGCGCCCCTGACCCTGCCGCTTATGTCTCTCACTTTCCAGTTCACCAG GACGGCTCCTGTAACGGCCTGCAGCACTATGCCGCCCTGGGCCGGGACAGTGTGGGGGCCGCCTCCGTCAACCTGCTGCCCTCTGACCTGCCACAGGATGTGTACAGTGGGGTGGCCGCACAG GTGGAGGTGTTCCGCAGGCAGGACGCCGAACGGGGCGTGCGGGTAGCCCAGGTGCTCGAGGGCTTCATCAGCCGCAAGGTGGTCAAGCAGACGGTGATGACTGTGGTGTATGGGGTCACCCGCTACGGGGGCCGCCTGCAGATCGAGAAGCGCCTGCGGGAGCTCAGCAACTTCCCCCAG GAGTTCGTGTGGGAGGCCTCCCACTACCTGGTGCGCCAGGTGTTCAACAGCCTCCAGGAGATGTTCTCGGGCACCCGGGCCATCCAG CACTGGCTGACCGAGAGCGCCCGGCTCATCGCCCACACGGGCTCGGCCGTGGAGTGGGTCACACCCCTGGGCATCCCCATCATCCAACCCTACCACCAGGACTCCAAGGTGTTG ATCAGCGGTGGGATCCAGAGCCTCACCTTCAGCCAGAGTGGGGACACCAGCCA gaagcctAACACACTGAAGCAGAAGAATGGTTTCCCCCCCAACTTCATCCACTCGCTGGACTCTTCGCATATGATGCTCACAGCTCTGCACTGTTACAG GAAAGGCCTGACCTTTGTCTCTGTGCACGACTGCTTCTGGACCCACGCGGCCGACGTGGAGGTCATGAACCAG gtgtgCCGGGAGCAGTTCGTCCGCCTACATAGCCAGCCCATCCTGCACGACCTGTCCAGGTTCCTGGTGAAGCGATTCTGTTCCGGCACCAG GTCCCCCAAGCACTCCAAGAACGCGTGGATTGGCAAGCTGCAGGACACGCTGAAGTCCGTGCCGAAGACAG
- the POLRMT gene encoding DNA-directed RNA polymerase, mitochondrial isoform X1, whose product MSALRWGHGASGLRRALWPAGRLGPLAEEGALSGVWGRRRSSSANPCEQDRRKDWGHAELLEVLEARVRQLQAESVSEVTVKRVGMARRLPASGGFQPPGKAQTAPEDAATELSGRWAQKLDKEKFAMEKRKQRLEVKLQVRARQLACEHRLRVVPRLLDAQLASCLQHWEHGAPRGHWEEQLTQLLQEAPRKPSPAAEPAPKAESASVRREIQQQRLLAFFECCLLTGHLPLAHHVLVTFHSRSRQQRRLTLAMYNTIMLGWARKGSFKELVYVFFMVKDAGLTPDLLSYAAALQCMGRLDQDSNTIQRCLDQMARDGLKLQGLFTSMPLCQEEQAMVLRAVHKAQPAFSLPPPPRPPPQINTSPLLREIYAKQSGPVSYPKLHLPLQKLQSLFQQQLGVEMATTVAVESVEKARVLTKEVLQARNALKQLRAEWVQALSLGLQELKASEARAARAGRSTIFPYLCVLTEEELAELLLQTLQVLPPQGESLLSLAQQLGLRVFNRHTVHRKQLSSQVRALQQRYHRYLHLLASDTQVETPHLPRQYWEALGAPEAPHEQPWPLPVLVQLGKKLAELLVEAVRMPGSVAAPQGPRTLIPVLYHVYSFRSFRQIGILKPHPAFTELLATAAERTLTFDAAEVPMLCPPLPWTSPHTGAFLLSPTKLMRSLEGTMQHQRLLDSCPPAELHGALDALTQLGNCAWRVNGRVLDLVLELFTAKGCPRLGVPAPPSEAPRPPEGRLPPGASPAHKAKVRRELARCLKVAREMHSLRSDALYRLSLAQHLRHRVFWLPHNMDFRGRTYPCPPHFNHLGSDLARALLEFAQGRPLGPHGLDWLKIHLVNLTGLKKHEPLQARLVFANEVMEDILDSADRPMTGRKWWMEVDEPWQALACCMEIARAVRAPDPAAYVSHFPVHQDGSCNGLQHYAALGRDSVGAASVNLLPSDLPQDVYSGVAAQVEVFRRQDAERGVRVAQVLEGFISRKVVKQTVMTVVYGVTRYGGRLQIEKRLRELSNFPQEFVWEASHYLVRQVFNSLQEMFSGTRAIQHWLTESARLIAHTGSAVEWVTPLGIPIIQPYHQDSKVLISGGIQSLTFSQSGDTSQKPNTLKQKNGFPPNFIHSLDSSHMMLTALHCYRKGLTFVSVHDCFWTHAADVEVMNQVCREQFVRLHSQPILHDLSRFLVKRFCSGTRSPKHSKNAWIGKLQDTLKSVPKTGAFDLEQVKHSTYFFS is encoded by the exons ATGTCGGCGCTGCGCTGGGGCCACGGCGCGTCCGGTCTCCGGAGGGCCCTCTGGCCGGCGGGCCGGCTCGGCCCCCTGGCAGAGGAAG GGGCTCTCAGTGGCGTCTGGGGCCGCAGAAGGAGCTCCTCTGCCAACCCTTGTGAGCAAGACCGCCGGAAGGACTGGGGCCACGCAGAGCTGCTGGAGG TGCTTGAGGCGCGGGTGCGGCAGCTGCAGGCCGAGTCTGTGTCGGAGGTAACGGTGAAGAGGGTCGGCATGGCCCGACGACTGCCAGCATCTGGCGGCTTCCAGCCACCCGGGAAGGCCCAGACGGCGCCTGAGGACGCTGCCACTGAGCTCAGTGGCCGCTGGGCCCAGAAACTGGACAAGGAGAAGTTTGCGATGGAGAAGCGCAAACAGCGGCTGGAGGTGAAGCTGCAGGTGCGAGCCCGGCAGCTGGCTTGTGAGCACAGGCTGCGGGTGGTGCCCCGCCTGCTGGACGCCCAGCTGGCCAGCTGCCTGCAGCACTGGGAGCACGGGGCCCCCCGGGGCCACTGGGAAGAGCAGCTGACGCAGCTGCTGCAGGAGGCCCCGCGGAAGCCGAGCCCCGCGGCCGAGCCGGCCCCCAAGGCTGAGAGCGCCTCCGTGCGGCGGGAGATCCAGCAGCAGAGGCTGCTGGCCTTCTTTGAGTGCTGCCTGCTCACGGGCCACCTGCCTCTCGCCCACCACGTGCTGGTCACCTTCCACAGCCGGTCCCGGCAGCAGCGGCGGCTCACGCTGGCCATGTACAACACCATCATGCTCGGCTGGGCTCGCAAG GGCTCCTTCAAAGAGCTGGTTTACGTGTTCTTCATGGTGAAGGATGCTGGCCTCACCCCAGACCTGTTGTCCTATGCGGCCGCCCTGCAGTGCATGGGACGGCTGGACCAGGATAGCAACACCATCCAGAG GTGTCTGGACCAGATGGCCCGGGACGGGCTGAAGCTGCAGGGGCTGTTTACCAGCATGCCACTGTGCCAGGAGGAACAGGCCATGGTCCTGAGGGCTGTGCACAAGGCCCAGCCCGCCTTCAgcctgccgccgccgccacgGCCCCCGCCCCAGATCAACACCTCACCGCTGCTCAGGGAGATCTACGCCAAG CAGAGCGGCCCCGTGTCGTACCCGAAGCTGCACCTGCCCCTGCAGAAGCTGCAGAGCCTCTTCCAGCAGCAGCTGGGCGTGGAGATGGCCACCACCGTGGCCGTGGAATCCGTGGAGAAGGCCCGGGTGCTGACCAAGGAGGTCCTGCAGGCG CGGAACGCCCTGAAGCAGCTGCGTGCCGAGTGGGTGCAGGCGCTGAGCTTGGGGCTGCAGGAGCTGAAGGCCAGCGAGGCCCGCGCCGCCCGTGCCGGCCGCTCCACCATCTTCCCGTACCTGTGCGTGCTCACCGAGGAGGAGCTCGCCGAGCTGCTGCTGCAG ACCCTGCAGGTGCTGCCCCCGCAGGGAGAGTCGCTGCTCTCCCTGGCGCAGCAGCTGGGCCTGCGCGTCTTCAACCGGCACACGGTGCACAGGAAGCAGCTGAGCAGCCAGGTGCGGGCGCTCCAGCAGCGTTACCACCGCTACCTGCACCTGCTGGCCTCCGACACCCAG gtGGAGACGCCCCACCTGCCACGGCAGTACTGGGAGGCGCTGGGGGCGCCTGAGGCCCCCCACGAGCAGCCCTGGCCTTTGCCCGTGCTGGTGCAGCTGGGCAAGAAGCTTGCCGAGTTGCTGGTGGAGGCCGTGCGGATGCCCGGCAGCGTGGCCGCCCCGCAGGGCCCCCGCACGCTCATCCCCGTGCTCTACCACGTGTACTCCTTCCGCAGCTTCCGCCAG atcGGGATCCTGAAGCCACACCCCGCCTTCACGGAGCTGCTGGCGACGGCCGCGGAGCGCACGCTGACCTTCGACGCGGCCGAGGTTCCCATGCTGTGCCCGCCGCTGCCCTGGACATCGCCGCACACGGGGGCCTTCCTGCTGAGCCCCACCAAGCTCATGCGCTCGCTGGAGGGCACCATGCAGCACCAGCGCCTGCTGGACAGCTGCCCGCCCGCCGAGCTGCACGGTGCCCTGGACGCCCTCACACAGCTGGGCAACTGCGCCTGGCGGGTCAACGGGCGCGTGCTGGACCTGGTCCTGGAGCTCTTCACCGCCAAGGGCTGCCCGCGCCTGGGGGTGCCGGCCCCGCCCTCCGAGGCACCCCGGCCGCCCGAGGGCCGCCTGCCGCCCGGCGCCTCACCCGCCCACAAGGCCAAGGTGCGGCGGGAACTGGCCCGCTGCCTGAAGGTGGCGCGGGAGATGCACAGCCTGCGCTCGGACGCCCTGTACCGTCTGTCGCTGGCCCAGCACCTCCGGCACCGCGTCTTCTGGCTGCCTCACAACATGGACTTCCGTGGCCGCACCTACCCCTGCCCGCCCCACTTCAACCACCTGGGCAGCGACCTGGCGCGTGCCCTGCTGGAGTTTGCCCAGGGCCGTCCGCTTGGCCCCCACGGCCTTGACTGGCTCAAGATCCACCTGGTCAACCTCACTGGGCTCAAGAAACACGAGCCGCTGCAGGCCCGCCTGGTCTTTGCCAACGAGGTGATGGAGGACATCCTGGACTCTGCCGACCGGCCCATGACG ggccggAAGTGGTGGATGGAGGTGGATGAGCCCTGGCAGGCCCTGGCTTGCTGCATGGAGATTGCTCGGGCCGTGCGCGCCCCTGACCCTGCCGCTTATGTCTCTCACTTTCCAGTTCACCAG GACGGCTCCTGTAACGGCCTGCAGCACTATGCCGCCCTGGGCCGGGACAGTGTGGGGGCCGCCTCCGTCAACCTGCTGCCCTCTGACCTGCCACAGGATGTGTACAGTGGGGTGGCCGCACAG GTGGAGGTGTTCCGCAGGCAGGACGCCGAACGGGGCGTGCGGGTAGCCCAGGTGCTCGAGGGCTTCATCAGCCGCAAGGTGGTCAAGCAGACGGTGATGACTGTGGTGTATGGGGTCACCCGCTACGGGGGCCGCCTGCAGATCGAGAAGCGCCTGCGGGAGCTCAGCAACTTCCCCCAG GAGTTCGTGTGGGAGGCCTCCCACTACCTGGTGCGCCAGGTGTTCAACAGCCTCCAGGAGATGTTCTCGGGCACCCGGGCCATCCAG CACTGGCTGACCGAGAGCGCCCGGCTCATCGCCCACACGGGCTCGGCCGTGGAGTGGGTCACACCCCTGGGCATCCCCATCATCCAACCCTACCACCAGGACTCCAAGGTGTTG ATCAGCGGTGGGATCCAGAGCCTCACCTTCAGCCAGAGTGGGGACACCAGCCA gaagcctAACACACTGAAGCAGAAGAATGGTTTCCCCCCCAACTTCATCCACTCGCTGGACTCTTCGCATATGATGCTCACAGCTCTGCACTGTTACAG GAAAGGCCTGACCTTTGTCTCTGTGCACGACTGCTTCTGGACCCACGCGGCCGACGTGGAGGTCATGAACCAG gtgtgCCGGGAGCAGTTCGTCCGCCTACATAGCCAGCCCATCCTGCACGACCTGTCCAGGTTCCTGGTGAAGCGATTCTGTTCCGGCACCAG GTCCCCCAAGCACTCCAAGAACGCGTGGATTGGCAAGCTGCAGGACACGCTGAAGTCCGTGCCGAAGACAG